The following proteins come from a genomic window of Streptococcus pneumoniae:
- a CDS encoding phosphoribosylformylglycinamidine synthase produces the protein MDKRIFVEKKADFQVKSESLVRELQHNLGLSSLKSIRIVQVYDVFDLAEDLFAPAEKHIFSEQVTDHVLDEVSVQADLANYAFFAIESLPGQFDQRAASSQEALLLLGSSSDVTVNTAQLYLVNKDIDVTELEAVKNYLLNPVDSRFKDITTGIAKQEFSESDKTIPKLTFFESYTAEDFARYKAEQGMAMEVDDLLFIQDYFKSIGRVPTETELKVLDTYWSDHCRHTTFETELKHIDFSASKFQKQLQSTYDKYIAMREELGRSEKPQTLMDMATIFGRYERANGRLDDMEVSDEINACSVEIEVDVDGVKEPWLLMFKNETHNHPTEIEPFGGAATCIGGAIRDPLSGRSYVYQAMRISGAGDITAPISETRAGKLPQQVISKTAAHGYSSYGNQIGLATTYVREYFHPGFVAKRMELGAVVGAAPKGNVVREKPEAGDVIILLGGKTGRDGVGGATGSSKVQTVESVETAGAEVQKGNAIEERKIQRLFRNGNVTRLIKKSNDFGAGGVCVAIGELADGLEIDLNKVPLKYQGLNGTEIAISESQERMAVVVRPEDVDAFVAECNKENIDAVVVATVTEKPNLVMNWNGETIVDLERRFLDTNGVRVVVDAKVVDKDVKLPEERQTSAETLESDTLTVLSDLNHASQKGLQTVFDCSVGRSTVNHPLGGRYQLTPTEASVQKLPVQHGVTHTASVIAQGFNSYVAEWSPYHGAAYAVIEATARLVAAGANWSKARFSYQEYFERMDKQAERFGQPVAALLGSIEAQIQLGLPSIGGKDSMSGTFEELTVPPTLVAFGVTTADSRKVLSPEFKAVGENIYYIPGQALSAEIDFDLIKKNFAQFEASQADHKVTSASAVKYGGVVESLALATFGNYIGAEVTLPELKTALTAQLGGFVFTSPEEIAGVEKIGQTKADFTLTVNGVKLDGHKLDSAFQGTLEEVYPTEFTQAKELEEVPAVASDVVIKAKEKVEKPVVYIPVFPGTNSEYDSAKAFEKEGAEVNLVPFVTLNEEAIVKSVETMVDNIDKTNILFFAGGFSAADEPDGSAKFIVNILLNEKVRVAIDSFIARGGLIIGICNGFQALVKSGLLPYGNFEDANSTSPTLFYNDANQHVAKMVETRIANTNSPWLAGVQVGDIHAIPVSHGEGKFVVTAEEFAELRDNGQIFSQYVDFNGKPSMDSKYNPNGSVHAIEGITSKNGQIIGKMGHSERYEDGLFQNIPGNKDQHLFASAVKHFTGK, from the coding sequence ATGGATAAACGTATTTTTGTTGAAAAAAAGGCTGATTTTCAGGTCAAGTCAGAGAGTTTGGTTAGAGAGCTCCAGCACAACTTGGGACTGTCAAGCTTGAAAAGTATTCGTATTGTGCAAGTATATGATGTATTTGACTTGGCTGAGGACTTGTTTGCACCTGCAGAGAAGCACATTTTCTCTGAGCAGGTAACCGACCATGTTTTAGATGAAGTATCTGTGCAGGCGGATCTTGCTAACTATGCTTTCTTTGCCATTGAAAGTCTACCAGGGCAGTTTGACCAGCGTGCAGCTTCGTCACAGGAAGCCTTGCTTTTGTTGGGAAGTTCGAGTGACGTGACAGTCAACACAGCCCAACTTTACTTGGTGAATAAAGATATTGATGTGACTGAGTTGGAAGCTGTCAAAAACTACCTGCTCAATCCAGTTGATTCTCGTTTCAAGGATATCACGACAGGGATTGCCAAGCAGGAGTTTTCAGAGTCAGACAAGACCATTCCAAAATTGACTTTCTTTGAAAGCTATACAGCAGAAGACTTTGCTCGCTACAAGGCCGAACAAGGGATGGCCATGGAAGTGGATGATTTGCTCTTTATCCAAGACTACTTTAAGTCAATCGGGCGCGTGCCAACTGAGACTGAACTCAAGGTTTTGGACACTTACTGGTCTGACCACTGCCGTCATACGACTTTTGAGACAGAGTTGAAACACATCGACTTTTCAGCTTCTAAATTTCAAAAGCAATTGCAGTCAACCTATGACAAGTATATTGCCATGCGCGAGGAATTAGGTCGGTCTGAAAAACCACAAACCTTGATGGATATGGCGACTATTTTCGGTCGTTATGAGCGTGCTAATGGACGATTGGATGATATGGAAGTCTCTGACGAAATCAATGCCTGCTCAGTTGAAATTGAAGTGGACGTTGATGGTGTCAAGGAACCTTGGCTCCTCATGTTTAAAAATGAAACCCACAACCATCCAACAGAAATTGAGCCATTTGGTGGAGCGGCTACCTGTATCGGTGGAGCTATTCGTGATCCGTTGTCAGGCCGTTCCTATGTTTACCAAGCCATGCGTATTTCAGGTGCTGGTGATATTACAGCACCGATTTCGGAAACTCGTGCTGGGAAATTGCCACAACAAGTCATTTCTAAAACAGCAGCTCATGGTTATTCTTCATATGGTAACCAGATTGGGCTTGCCACAACCTACGTTCGTGAATACTTCCACCCAGGCTTTGTAGCTAAACGTATGGAACTTGGTGCCGTTGTTGGTGCGGCTCCCAAGGGCAATGTTGTCCGTGAAAAACCTGAAGCAGGTGATGTGATCATCCTTCTCGGAGGCAAAACAGGTCGTGATGGTGTCGGTGGTGCGACGGGCTCTTCTAAGGTTCAAACAGTTGAGTCTGTAGAGACTGCTGGTGCTGAGGTTCAAAAAGGAAATGCCATCGAAGAACGCAAGATTCAGCGCCTCTTCCGTAATGGCAATGTCACTCGTCTGATCAAGAAGTCCAATGACTTTGGGGCAGGCGGCGTCTGTGTGGCTATCGGTGAATTGGCAGACGGTCTTGAAATCGACCTCAACAAGGTGCCTCTTAAATACCAGGGCTTGAATGGTACAGAAATTGCCATCTCTGAATCACAAGAACGGATGGCGGTCGTGGTTCGTCCTGAAGATGTGGATGCCTTCGTTGCCGAATGTAACAAAGAAAATATTGATGCTGTTGTGGTGGCGACAGTAACTGAAAAACCAAATCTTGTCATGAACTGGAATGGTGAGACAATCGTTGACTTGGAGCGTCGTTTCCTTGACACCAATGGTGTGCGCGTGGTTGTCGATGCCAAAGTTGTGGACAAGGATGTCAAACTCCCAGAAGAGCGTCAAACATCTGCTGAAACACTGGAATCAGATACCCTTACGGTTCTATCTGACCTCAACCATGCAAGTCAAAAAGGATTACAGACTGTCTTTGACTGCTCTGTTGGACGCTCAACGGTTAATCACCCACTTGGTGGTCGTTACCAACTCACACCAACTGAGGCATCTGTGCAGAAATTGCCAGTTCAACACGGTGTGACTCATACTGCGTCGGTCATTGCTCAAGGTTTCAACTCATATGTAGCTGAATGGTCTCCATACCACGGTGCTGCTTATGCGGTTATCGAAGCAACTGCTCGTTTGGTGGCTGCTGGTGCCAACTGGTCTAAGGCTCGTTTCTCTTACCAAGAATATTTCGAGCGGATGGACAAGCAAGCAGAGCGTTTTGGTCAGCCAGTAGCCGCCCTTCTAGGCTCTATTGAAGCTCAGATTCAACTTGGCTTGCCATCTATCGGTGGTAAGGACTCCATGTCTGGTACCTTTGAAGAATTGACCGTTCCGCCAACCTTGGTTGCCTTTGGGGTGACGACGGCAGATAGCCGTAAGGTGCTCTCTCCAGAATTTAAAGCTGTTGGGGAAAATATCTACTACATCCCAGGTCAAGCCCTCTCTGCAGAGATTGATTTTGACTTGATTAAGAAAAATTTTGCTCAGTTTGAAGCAAGCCAAGCTGACCATAAAGTGACATCTGCATCAGCTGTCAAATACGGTGGTGTAGTTGAAAGTTTGGCTCTTGCTACCTTTGGAAACTATATTGGTGCAGAGGTGACCTTGCCTGAACTTAAAACAGCTTTGACAGCTCAATTAGGCGGCTTTGTCTTCACATCTCCTGAAGAAATTGCTGGAGTAGAGAAGATTGGACAAACGAAAGCAGACTTTACACTGACTGTCAACGGTGTGAAGCTAGATGGACACAAGCTTGACAGTGCATTTCAAGGGACATTGGAAGAAGTTTACCCAACAGAATTTACCCAAGCGAAAGAACTAGAAGAAGTACCAGCTGTGGCATCAGATGTTGTGATTAAAGCCAAAGAAAAGGTTGAAAAACCTGTGGTTTACATCCCAGTCTTTCCAGGAACCAACTCAGAATATGATTCAGCTAAGGCCTTCGAAAAAGAAGGTGCAGAGGTCAATTTGGTGCCATTCGTGACCTTGAATGAAGAAGCTATTGTCAAGTCAGTTGAAACTATGGTTGACAATATCGACAAGACTAATATTCTCTTCTTTGCCGGTGGATTCTCGGCTGCGGATGAACCAGATGGTTCAGCTAAGTTTATCGTCAATATCCTGCTTAATGAAAAAGTGCGTGTGGCTATTGATAGCTTTATCGCCCGTGGTGGCTTGATTATCGGTATTTGTAATGGATTCCAAGCCTTAGTCAAATCGGGTCTCCTACCATACGGAAACTTTGAAGATGCTAACAGTACTAGTCCAACCCTCTTCTACAATGATGCCAACCAACACGTGGCCAAGATGGTGGAAACTCGCATTGCCAATACCAACTCACCATGGTTGGCTGGTGTGCAAGTGGGCGATATCCACGCTATTCCTGTTTCGCACGGTGAAGGGAAGTTTGTCGTGACGGCTGAGGAATTTGCAGAGCTCCGTGACAATGGACAAATTTTCAGCCAATACGTTGACTTTAACGGTAAACCAAGTATGGATTCTAAGTACAATCCGAATGGTTCTGTCCATGCCATCGAAGGAATTACCAGCAAGAATGGTCAAATCATCGGTAAGATGGGCCACTCAGAACGTTATGAGGATGGTCTTTTCCAAAATATCCCAGGCAATAAAGACCAACACCTGTTCGCATCAGCGGTTAAACATTTCACTGGAAAATAA
- the purC gene encoding phosphoribosylaminoimidazolesuccinocarboxamide synthase, with the protein MSKQLIYSGKAKDIYTTEDENLIISTYKDQATAFNGVKKEQIAGKGVLNNQISSFIFEKLNAAGVATHFVEKLSDTEQLNKKVKIIPLEVVLRNYTAGSFSKRFGVDEGIALETPIVEFYYKNDDLDDPFINDEHVKFLQIADDQQIAYLKEETRRINELLKVWFAEIGLKLIDFKLEFGFDKDGKIILADEFSPDNCRLWDADGNHMDKDVFRRGLGELTDVYEIVWEKLQELK; encoded by the coding sequence ATGTCAAAACAATTGATCTATTCGGGAAAAGCTAAAGATATCTATACAACTGAGGATGAAAATCTTATTATTTCAACTTACAAGGACCAGGCGACTGCTTTCAATGGTGTCAAGAAGGAGCAGATTGCAGGTAAGGGAGTCTTGAATAATCAGATCTCATCTTTTATTTTTGAGAAATTAAATGCGGCTGGTGTGGCGACTCACTTTGTGGAGAAACTTTCAGACACGGAACAACTCAATAAAAAGGTTAAGATTATTCCTTTGGAAGTCGTGCTCCGCAACTATACTGCTGGTTCCTTTTCAAAACGTTTTGGTGTGGATGAAGGAATCGCCTTGGAGACTCCGATTGTCGAATTTTACTACAAAAATGATGATTTGGATGATCCATTTATCAATGATGAGCATGTGAAATTCCTACAGATTGCGGATGACCAGCAGATTGCCTACTTGAAGGAAGAAACGCGTCGTATCAATGAACTATTGAAAGTCTGGTTTGCTGAGATTGGGCTTAAATTGATTGACTTTAAGCTAGAGTTCGGTTTTGACAAGGATGGCAAGATTATCTTGGCAGACGAATTTTCACCAGATAACTGCCGCTTGTGGGATGCTGATGGCAACCACATGGATAAGGATGTTTTCCGTAGAGGATTGGGAGAACTAACCGACGTTTATGAGATTGTTTGGGAAAAGTTGCAGGAATTGAAATAA
- a CDS encoding phosphoribosylaminoimidazolesuccinocarboxamide synthase, translating to MENLRLSTKRTQAEKVPQTFSLCRELGELTDVYEIV from the coding sequence ATGGAAAACCTTCGTCTCTCAACTAAAAGGACTCAGGCTGAAAAGGTCCCCCAGACCTTTTCACTCTGTAGAGAACTAGGTGAACTAACCGATGTTTACGAAATTGTCTAG